A single window of Syngnathus acus chromosome 23, fSynAcu1.2, whole genome shotgun sequence DNA harbors:
- the tspan12 gene encoding tetraspanin-12 isoform X1: MCVCVCARARLGETRPLASSTGQAGTTCCWPFYFFPLQQRTTDRALVGTDPARPTPACRRAGLKLFMSKVSDGERGRREMRASFSLHAQRALLAEPDPCVNARLCLQLMSACILGVAAWIRESLNAVLTLTAHTRLEEAAAVTLAPVVHPVLVAVCCLLLMVAMLGVCGTLRCDLMMLSWYFGSLLVILCVELASALWTYEQPPVQRSDMISLKFRMSNFGLGQHQWLTHTWNVFQTEFECCGVIYFTDWLEMTEREWPPDSCCSNQYPGCARRAHQHDLSDLHQEGCGPKLLSFIRSSAPLRILRFLGVALGVAQILAMALTLTLLWTLHYGRKGPKERGGWPVPPPTRGVQALAHGRPAERHLQSVS, from the exons atgtgcgtgtgcgtgtgtgcgcgcgcacgccTTGGAGAAACACGTCCACTCGCAAGTAGCACCGGGCAGGCTGGCACCACCTGTTGTtggcctttttattttttcccactCCAGCAGAGGACGACTGACCGCGCATTAGTCGGAACCGACCCGGCTAGGCCCACTCCAGCATGCCGCCGCGCTGGTCTAAAACTTTTCATGTCCAAAGTGTCCGATGGCGAGAGAGGACGCCGTGAGATGCGTGCGTCTTTTTCTCTACACGCTCAACGTGCTCTTCTGG CAGAACCTGATCCATGTGTGAACGCGCGCTTGTGCTTACAGCTGATGTCTGCGTGCATTCTgggtgtggcggcgtggattCGAGAGTCCCTAAACGCCGTCTTGACTCTGACCGCTCACACCAG gctggaggaggcggcggcggtgacGTTGGCCCCCGTCGTCCATCCCGTCCTGGTGGCGGTGTGCTGCTTGCTGCTGATGGTGGCCATGTTGGGCGTGTGCGGCACGCTGCGCTGTGACCTCATGATGCTGTCCTGG TACTTTGGAAGTCTGCTGGTCATCTTGTGTGTGGAATTGGCCAGCGCTCTGTGGACCTATGAGCAG CCCCCTGTGCAGCGCTCTGACATGATCAGTCTAAAGTTCCGCATGTCCAACTTCGGCCTTGGCCAGCATCAGTGGCTAACACACACCTGGAACGTCTTTCAGACAGAG tTTGAGTGCTGCGGGGTGATCTACTTCACGGATTGGCTGGAGATGACGGAGAGGGAGTGGCCTCCCGACTCGTGCTGCTCCAATCAGTATCCGGGATGCGCTCGCCGCGCCCACCAGCACGACCTGAGCGATCTCCACCAAGAG GGTTGCGGGCCGAAGCTGTTGTCGTTCATCCGCTCGAGCGCGCCGCTGCGAATACTGCGCTTCCTGGGCGTGGCCTTGGGCGTGGCCCAGATCCTGGCCATGGCGCTCACCCTCACGCTGCTCTGGACACTTCACTACGGACGCAAGGGGCCCAAAGAACGGGGAGGCTGGCCGGTGCCGCCGCCCACAAGAGGCGTCCAGGCCCTCGCTCACGGCCGGCCCGCCGAGCGCCACTTGCAAAGCGTCTCCTAG
- the tspan12 gene encoding tetraspanin-12 isoform X2, translating into MAREDAVRCVRLFLYTLNVLFWLMSACILGVAAWIRESLNAVLTLTAHTRLEEAAAVTLAPVVHPVLVAVCCLLLMVAMLGVCGTLRCDLMMLSWYFGSLLVILCVELASALWTYEQPPVQRSDMISLKFRMSNFGLGQHQWLTHTWNVFQTEFECCGVIYFTDWLEMTEREWPPDSCCSNQYPGCARRAHQHDLSDLHQEGCGPKLLSFIRSSAPLRILRFLGVALGVAQILAMALTLTLLWTLHYGRKGPKERGGWPVPPPTRGVQALAHGRPAERHLQSVS; encoded by the exons ATGGCGAGAGAGGACGCCGTGAGATGCGTGCGTCTTTTTCTCTACACGCTCAACGTGCTCTTCTGG CTGATGTCTGCGTGCATTCTgggtgtggcggcgtggattCGAGAGTCCCTAAACGCCGTCTTGACTCTGACCGCTCACACCAG gctggaggaggcggcggcggtgacGTTGGCCCCCGTCGTCCATCCCGTCCTGGTGGCGGTGTGCTGCTTGCTGCTGATGGTGGCCATGTTGGGCGTGTGCGGCACGCTGCGCTGTGACCTCATGATGCTGTCCTGG TACTTTGGAAGTCTGCTGGTCATCTTGTGTGTGGAATTGGCCAGCGCTCTGTGGACCTATGAGCAG CCCCCTGTGCAGCGCTCTGACATGATCAGTCTAAAGTTCCGCATGTCCAACTTCGGCCTTGGCCAGCATCAGTGGCTAACACACACCTGGAACGTCTTTCAGACAGAG tTTGAGTGCTGCGGGGTGATCTACTTCACGGATTGGCTGGAGATGACGGAGAGGGAGTGGCCTCCCGACTCGTGCTGCTCCAATCAGTATCCGGGATGCGCTCGCCGCGCCCACCAGCACGACCTGAGCGATCTCCACCAAGAG GGTTGCGGGCCGAAGCTGTTGTCGTTCATCCGCTCGAGCGCGCCGCTGCGAATACTGCGCTTCCTGGGCGTGGCCTTGGGCGTGGCCCAGATCCTGGCCATGGCGCTCACCCTCACGCTGCTCTGGACACTTCACTACGGACGCAAGGGGCCCAAAGAACGGGGAGGCTGGCCGGTGCCGCCGCCCACAAGAGGCGTCCAGGCCCTCGCTCACGGCCGGCCCGCCGAGCGCCACTTGCAAAGCGTCTCCTAG
- the cct2 gene encoding T-complex protein 1 subunit beta, which translates to MASLSMAPVNIFKQGADEEKAETARLSSFVGAIAIGDLVKSTLGPKGMDKILLGGGKSGSVTVTNDGATILKAIGVDNPAAKVLVDMSKVQDDEVGDGTTSVTVLAAELLREAELLIAKKIHPQTIISGWRKATQVARDALREAAVDHSNDTARFQEDLLNIARTTLSSKLLTHHKDHFAQLAVDAVLRLKGSGNLEAIHVIKKLGGSLTDSYLDEGFLLDKKIGVNQPKRLENANILIANTGMDTDKIKIFGSRVRVDSTAKVAEIELAEKEKMKEKVERILKHGINCFINRQLIYNYPEQLFAQAGVMAIEHADFAGVERLALVTGGEITSTFEHPELVRLGHCKLIEEVMIGEDMLIHFSGVAMGEACTIVLRGATQQILDEAERSLHDALCVLAQTVKEPRTVYGGGCSEMLMAKVVSDLANKTPGKEAVAMESFAKALRMLPTIIADNAGYDSADLVAQLRAAHQDNKTTFGLNMWEGTVGDMAALGVTESFQVKRQVLLSASEAAEMILRVDNIIKAAPRKRVPDHHPC; encoded by the exons ATG GCTTCCCTTTCGATGGCCCCGGTTAACATCTTCAAACAAGGAGCTGATGAAGAGAAAGCCGAAACTGCGCGTCTG TCGTCATTTGTGGGGGCCATTGCCATTGGAGATCTGGTGAAAAGCACCCTGGGACCCAAAGGCATG GACAAGATCCTGCTGGGCGGCGGCAAAAGCGGCTCGGTGACTGTGACCAATGACGGCGCCACCATCCTCAAGGCCATCGGCGTTGACAACCCTGCCGCCAAAGTTCTGGTTG ACATGTCAAAGGTTCAAGACGATGAAGTCGGCGACGGGACCACGTCTGTCACCGTTCTGGCGGCTGAGCTTCTCCGG GAGGCGGAGCTTCTGATCGCCAAGAAGATCCACCCGCAGACGATAATCTCTGGGTGGAGGAAGGCCACGCAGGTAGCCAGAGATGCCTTGAGGGAGGCGGCCGTGGACCACAG CAACGACACAGCCCGTTTCCAAGAGGACCTCCTGAACATTGCGCGCACCACGCTGTCCTCCAAGCTGCTGACCCACCACAAGGATCACTTTGCCCAGCTGGCCGTAGACGCCGTCTTGAGGCTGAAGGGCTCCGGCAACCTGGAGGCCATCCACGTCATCAAGAAGCTCGGCGGCAGCCTCACCGATTCCTACCTGGACGAAG GCTTCCTGCTGGACAAAAAGATCGGCGTGAACCAACCCAAGAGGCTGGAAAACGCCAACATCCTCATCGCCAACACGGGCATGGATACGGACAAGATCAAG ATCTTTGGCTCGAGGGTCCGCGTGGACTCCACGGCCAAGGTGGCTGAGATCGAGCTGGCCGAGAAGGAGAAGATGAAGGAGAAGGTGGAGCGCATCCTCAAGCACGGGATCAATTGCTTCATCAACAG GCAGCTGATCTACAACTACCCCGAGCAGCTCTTCGCTCAGGCCGGCGTCATGGCCATCGAGCACGCCGACTTTGCCGGCGTGGAGCGCCTGGCCCTCGTCACTG GCGGCGAGATCACGTCGACGTTCGAGCATCCCGAGCTGGTGCGGCTGGGCCACTGCAAACTCATCGAGGAGGTGATGATCGGCGAGGACATGCTCATCCACTTCTCGGGCGTCGCCATGG GTGAAGCGTGCACCATCGTGCTGCGAGGAGCCACTCAGCAGATTCTGGACGAGGCCGAACGCTCGCTGCACGACGCCCTGTGCGTGCTGGCGCAGACCGTCAAGGAGCCGCGCACCGTCTACGgaggag GCTGCTCCGAGATGCTGATGGCCAAGGTGGTGAGCGATTTGGCCAACAAGACGCCGGGCAAGGAAGCGGTCGCCATGGAGTCCTTTGCCAAGGCTTTGAGGATg CTGCCCACCATCATCGCAGACAATGCCGGCTACGACAGCGCCGACCTGGTGGCCCAACTGCGCGCGGCGCACCAGGACAACAAGACCACCTTTGGTTTGA ACATGTGGGAGGGCACAGTGGGCGACATGGCGGCTCTGGGCGTGACCGAGTCCTTCCAGGTGAAGCGTCAGGTGCTGCTGAGCGCCTCCGAGGCGGCCGAGATGATCCTGAGGGTGGACAACATCATCAAAGCGGCGCCCAG GAAGAGAGTTCCCGACCACCATCCGTGTTAG
- the nots gene encoding nothepsin, which translates to MDALKVLLLFLLGASTGLALLRVPLQRGRSIRSQLRADGVLRDFLREHHPDAFSRRYAHCYPAGTPSLRLGRTSQKLYNFMDAQYFGQISLGSPEQNFSVVFDTGSADLWVPSSYCVSQACAVHKRFRAFESSSYSHDGRSFGIHYGSGHLLGVMARDTLKMGEISVPSQEFGESVYEPGSTFVVARFDGVLGMAYPRLAEIMGNPVFDNMMTHNNMDQPVFSFYLTRQSGSSRDVDGQLLLGGTDEALYDGPITWLPVTTKAYWQILMDGVSVQGLKSLCPRGCEAIVDTGTSLIAGPTNQILTLQQLIGATPTSIGEFFIDCTRLSSLPHVTFVLGGKEFTLTAEDYVRKEMLEDRELCLSGFQAIDIVSPQGPLWILGDVFLTKFYSIFDRGNDRVGLAPARHPA; encoded by the exons ATGGACGCCCTGAAGGTGCTGCTGCTTTTCCTCCTGGGCGCCTCCACTGGTCTGGCTCTCTTAAG GGTTCCTCTACAACGGGGGCGCTCCATTCGCTCGCAGCTGCGCGCCGACGGCGTGCTGCGGGACTTCCTGCGCGAGCACCATCCCGACGCCTTCAGTCGGCGCTACGCCCATTGCTACCCCGCCGGGACGCCTTCGCTGCGCCTGGGACGCACCAGCCAGAAGCTCTACAACTTCATGGAT GCTCAGTACTTTGGTCAAATCAGCCTCGGGTCTCCCGAACAGAACTTCTCTGTGGTTTTTGACACCGGCTCAGCGGACCTCTGGGTGCCGTCGTCGTACTGCGTCAGCCAGGCCTGTg CGGTGCACAAACGTTTCCGAGCGTTCGAGTCTTCTTCGTACAGCCACGATGGCCGAAGCTTCGGCATCCATTACGGATCGGGTCATCTGCTCGGGGTCATGGCCAGAGACACGCTCAAG ATGGGCGAGATAAGCGTGCCGAGCCAGGAGTTCGGCGAGTCGGTGTACGAGCCGGGCTCCACTTTCGTGGTGGCGCGCTTCGATGGCGTGCTGGGGATGGCCTACCCCCGGTTGGCCGAAATCATGGGGAACCCCGTCTTCGACAACATGATGACGCATAACAACATGGACCAGCCCGTCTTTTCCTTCTACCTCACCAG GCAGTCGGGTAGCTCTCGAGACGTGGACGGCCAACTCCTGCTGGGCGGCACGGACGAGGCTTTGTACGACGGACCAATCACGTGGCTTCCCGTCACCACCAAAGCATACTGGCAGATTCTTATGGACGG tgtTTCTGTCCAAGGCTTGAAGTCATTGTGTCCTCGCGGCTGCGAGGCCATCGTGGACACGGGCACCTCCCTCATCGCCGGCCCCACCAATCAAATCCTCACTCTGCAGCAGCTCATCGGGGCCACGCCCACCAGCATCGGCGAG TTCTTCATCGACTGCACCAGGTTGTCGAGCTTGCCTCACGTGACGTTCGTTTTGGGCGGAAAGGAGTTCACGCTGACGGCGGAAGACTACGTCAGGAAG GAGATGCTGGAGGACAGAGAGCTGTGCCTGAGCGGCTTCCAGGCCATTGACATCGTTTCGCCTCAGGGCCCGCTGTGGATCCTTGGAGACGTCTTCCTCACCAAGTTCTACAGCATCTTCGATAGAGGGAACGACCGCGTGGGCTTGGCCCCCGCTCGCCATCCTGCTTAA